ATCTTCTATTCCTGTAGTGGATGTTATGTTATATTCCTTgagaaaaaaacacattttttccATCATTAACGATTGTGGTGCTTGGGCCAACTTGCACGCCTGTACTATTATATCGGGTACTCGTTGTGTCAGACATGGAATTCTTCAATTTGATTGTGTCTATGTAGCTTTTCTGTGTATGCATTGGATTAAACCATCAGCATTGTATAAAGAAAGTGGTTATCGGACGTTGtagttttgatatgaaatttttgtttggGGACAAGGTATTTTGGTGTGTATCTGTTGAAATGGATCTCAAAATGTAGCTTTTCGGACGTTGTAGTTGCTTGAGATGAGTCTTTTGTTTGGGGAACAAATACTGTTTTATCGCGTTTCTTGTTAgctaaaattcataaacttcTTCTGTCTTGGCGGTGATTAGCTTATACCTTTGCATCTCTTGCaaattataatgttatatgCTTTATGGATTCCTCTTATACTCTCTCTCGTTCGAGGTTATGCAAACTGTATGTTTCTTTGGTAATGTTGTTTTCTTTCGAGTATTGATACGTGTATTGTAAGTTTATTTAGTACCATCATAAGAGTGTCGTCGCCTGAAAAGCATTGATGAAATTAGTGTCTGATGCATTGTCTTTACTTCTGCAGAGgtaatttgtttttcttgttttcgGGGAACTTCAATCAGAATCTAGGACAtcctataaattttttttgacagGGATATGGGAATAACATATTCATGTCCTTTCGCAAATTTTGACGATTCAGATACTAAATTCGAGTCTTATTTAGTGAGAACACTGAGTTTTGGAACTGATGCTACAAAGAATGCTTTACCGCCTATCAATTTCAAAGACCAAAATCCTCAACAACCAAAAATGCACAAGTCTTACAGTTCTGGAAAGATGATTCTCGAGGGAACTCTTAGCTATAAAAGACGGGAATTAGAGGCCAGGATTGGACTGACTTCATTTGATAATGATGAGAAGACGATGAGTCGATCAGACAGCCTTATGAGCAGTGAAGAAAAGCATAACATGCCTGATGAAAACACTAAAATGATACCATTTGTATGTGAGAAACAAAGAGATGAGGCTGCAGTGAAGTTGCAGAAAACATACAAAAGTTTTCGTACTAGAAGACGACTAGCAGATTGTGCTATTCTGGTTGAGCAGAGATGGTATAGTAGTTTAAACATTTACGAATAGCAATGTTTTAAGACGGAGCCGTGTCATGATATTTCGTAGCTGAATGCATATTCTGGTTGTAATTTACAGGTGGAAGTTATTAGATTCCGTTGAACTCAAGCATAGTTCTATATCATTCTTTGACATTGAGAAACCCCAAACCGCTTTTTCTCGTTGGTCAAGAGCTTTAACAAGAGCTGCTAAGGTATCAAGTGATTACAAACTCCATTTCTGGATCTTTATTTAAGCTGTGGTATACTTAGGACATTGTCGGTGTTGGTAGGTCGGTAAGGGTCTGTCGAAAGATGAAAAAGCCTGTAAGCTTGCTTTACAGCATTGGCTTGAAGCAGTAAGCACTCTTTTCCCTTTAAGTTTACTTAAAATGTCATGAATCCTCATTTTTGTGAGATTTTCATTGGTTTACTTTCTTGACTGCGAAACAGATCGATCCTCGACATCGTTATGGTCATAATCTTCATTTCTATTACACCAAGTGGCTCCAAGTTGACAGTAGACAACCCTTCTTCTATTGGTGAGATTTTGTTGGATCAACAAGTAATTCAAACAAACAACTTTCATTTCAGTTTCAACGTCACTAAACTAGACGTGTTTCTCTCGAATATTGCAGGTTGGACATAGGTGAAGGTAAAGAAGTGAATCTTGAGAAGTGCCCTAGATCAAAACTTCATCAACAATGCATTAAGTATCTCGGTCCGGTGAGTTTTGTCTTCTTTCTGTCAGGCACAAAGGTTAGGTGGTGTTCAAATCGACAGTTGTTTATCCGTTTATGATATGTATGCAAGGATCTGCAAATGGATTTTAGATCCATTTTTGAGAATTGTAACCAAAAACATAAGTTGTGCATAATGGATATTAGATACTCGTGTAGTTCGATAAATGCTTTTTTTGGTTCATTTCTGAGAGTAAATTGTTCGATATAGGTAACGATACTTGCATTTCTAAGGAGATTCTTTAGCTGCATGAGTTAAGACGAGAAGTCAAGAATACATGTATAATGCAACTCACCAGTTTATGTATGATTTCAGGTAGAGAGGGAGGCATATGAAGTTGTAATTGTGGATGGAAAATTCATCTACAAGCAGAGCGGGAGGGTTCTTGATACGAGGGGAGGACCGGAAGAAGCCAAGTGGATCTTTGTGCTAAGCGTATCGAAGGACTTATACATTGGGATGAAGCAAAAAGGCACATTTCAGCATTCAAGTTTCTTAGCTGGTGGAGCTACATTATCTGCAGGCAGATTAGTGATAGAAGACGGTACTCTAAAGGTATATATCTAGTAAAACGTCATAATTCTTCCGAACCTGCAGcagttttttttcttaagtttcgTTTTAATGACTCGAAACCTTCTTGCATAATCTAGGCTGTCTGGCCACACAGTGGACATTATCTTCCAACGAAGGAGAATTTCGAAGAATTTATGACATTTCTTGAACAACACAACATTGATGTCACTATTATTCAGGTAGGATACGTCATTTCTCTACTTCCCGTCCCCCCATACAGGATACTGTGTTTCTCTTGAATGATCAAAACTTAGGTATAAACAAAGACACACTCGGCTAGTTAGGAAAGTCTTCATGTAAAATAACAACTCGGTTGTAACACTTATTGCAACAGCTATCAATTAATAGTCATGGCTTAACTTGTTAACTCTACTCCTTGTTATGCAGAAATTCCCGTGTGACGGGGAGGAATCAAACTTTTGTAGGAAGGAAGGTGGTTTAGGCCTTCGTAACAGCTTATCCGCACCAGATTTTAGCCAAGCCACTGAAGAGAGCAACGCCAAATGCTCAGACCGGGAGAAGACAAATCCTACTACAAAATATTGCAAGGATACAGAAAATCCAATTCCGTTGTCAAGACCATCCCAAGTATCAAAACCCAAAATGGTAGTTGAAATACCACCAAGAGAAGACACGTTCGAGTTATTCACTAAGGCTGGATCAACAGACAACACACAGCCTTTGGATACTCCAGTAGATGGATATGAAACAGCAGAAGAGTATTTATCAGATACAGAACTATCAGTTTCAAAGCTGAATTTATTCGacgatgaagatgaagaagactACGAAGATACTATCCCTCCAgaaaagataatgaagagaatAGATACACATAGAAGAACAAAGTCATTCCAGTTAGCTCATCAATTATCTTGTAGATGGACAACAGGAGCTGGACCTCGAATCGGATGTATGAGGGACTATCCAGCTGAACTCCAATTTCGTGTTATGGAGGACGTGTGTTTGTCTCCAAGAACTACTACATTTCAAACTCCACCAAAATATGCTAGACCTCCTAGCATCTTTTCTATCGAAACAACTGAAGGAAGAAGACGTACTGGTTCTGAATCATCGGTATTCTTTCAATCAACTCCACTAGTAGAAGAAATGCAAAAGTATTGTGGTTAGTAGTTAGGATAAAGTAAATGATTCTTGCAATTTTTGTTCACAAAGATTTTAtcatcatcttttattcttGATCGTTGTTGACAAACTCCCATAGATTTGTAAATCAGGACACATTCATTCTTTTGTAGATATTATATACAtagaaaaaaaagatcaaatgaAGTCTGTTAAAGGTCTTTATCAGTGAGAATTGTTCATCTATTTGTTGTTTAGTTTCAGTTTTATGAATTCTTGATCCAAATACTGTTTATGTGCACAAGTGTGGGAAATTGCAAACATTGTGATGCAGTGAAGCTAGTGTTTAGCAACCCGGAGCAAATGTTTTCCTGAAGCTGAAAGGCACTTGACTGTAGAGTGAGTGAGTTGTTGAGAATACAGTTAAATGATCGTTTCGCGCAAGACATTGCTTAGGACCAGCAGGTCACACGACAAGTGCACGACGTACTTTGCGCGTTCCTTCCTTCATCCCTTATAAAAGTGTATTCTCTCAAACAGTTTAAACTTTTAGATGAgattatcattcatcacatacttcatcatggtatcagagcagacCTCACGTCAGGGGACGTGTTGAGAATAAAATTGTGTTTTCTCTAACAACTTAAAGTTTTTATGGGATGATCGCACACTTCATCATGGTATGAGAGCAGACCTCATGTGAGTGGGCTTGTTGAGAGTctaattaaatgataaaagtaCACTCTTTTTAACGGGTTAAACTTTTAGATGAAATGATCACACGTTTTATCAACAGTTACTTCTAATATGTACAAGCAAAAAAGAATCATTTATCCTTGAGAAAAGTTGTATTGCTATTCTATTTTTGAGGATATTGTTGGTACAATATAatctaaaaatcatatattctctataaaaaaaaagggaccAAAAATACATGTTTTAGTTAATGAATGTTATATATGCTTAAGCAATTACTTGATGGatcgaaattaaaatttatcaataatcGAAGGATCAAAAGTGCAATACCAAAGGAGCATATTTCCATTATGTACAATTATGGttcaacaaaattaaaaaattattaagtctAAGGTATGACAGCATTTGAAAAAGATGTTTAATCTTatgttataattaatattatcttttttttaaaaaatttttataatataatcattttaatgattttgcAAAAGTGCAAATTTGGAGTTTTTTGGTAAAAGGATTGATGGAATCTTTGAATGTAAcaaaaaagagaatttttttttgggtgatgaAACAAGAGCTTTGATTATATtgtctaattaatttagttcCATCATTATCTCTTAATTATTTGTTAGTTAACAAATAATTAGTTAATTCTAATCCGACCCCCTTCCAACCCACACCACAAATAAAATCTATAACTCCACTTAATTTTGAAACTTTCTTTAATCTCTTAATCAAgttattgatatttaatttgattgtgTGCATCTCAATTAATTTTACAAGGTATCTGTTATGTTGTTGTCTTTCACGAGCACATGTATGAATAAATCAGTCTGTCATATTTTAGATAAAcatgaagaaaatgaagaaattacctaatattttttattccaaaaagattttgatttccaatttcatgatttttgacCTATCTCATTGAttattaaattacatatttaaatacTGATAATCGTAATTTATTAGAAAGCGGTTAGTCCATTATATAACTAATTGcctaaaatctttaatttttaaaaaattatagtagtAATAGAAATTAATTGCTCAGCAAAAGTGAAAATTTGGCATTATTAGGCtaaacaaatttgaaatctaTGGATGACAACACTTGAAAACGATGTTTTATCTtatgttataaattatattttcctttaataATTAAGCTAAACAAGATTTACGAATAATCCTATGAGAATATTCCACTTTTAATCATTAGAATTTGAAAttgtaatatattataattcCAGCAAAAGTTCAAATTTGGCGTTTTGTGGCAAAAGGATCAAAATGGCATCTTTGAATGTAACAAATGAAGGACTCATTGGTGATGGATTTTACCATtcgaataaaagaaaataattttataacgaTCTCgtattatattttatcaatttcttATAAAAAGAATCATGTAAATAAACGAATATTTATCATAAATCATAAAACTCatcaatttttattcttttccatAACAAAAAACTCTCAACACTTTGAATAcgcataaaataaaattaaaaaatcacacGTGAAAATCTACAAACCCTACGAATGagcttaattaaaaaaatatgcgGAAGATTTCAAACCTAAGAccgattttaaaaaaaaaacattagctAACAAAATCTACTATAGACTAAgaaattttcaatgtttttaagAATGTATTCATGTAAACAAGAAATTGACTCAAAACTTTTGGATGAAAAGTCAAACCAACCACATGGAAACAGTAAAGAACATTGTCAAGTATTACAAAGTCAAAAAGTCTTGGagaaaaacaatcacaaaaCTAAATACGTCTCCGTCTCAATTTACGTGACacacttttcttttattcagttaaaaaaagaataacttaATGAGAAGATTTATAGTCATGCTCACACTGACATGTTTAGATCACAAGTTTCAAACATCTTTTTTTTCCTAAACTTCGTATCAAGTCAAACTACGTCACGTAAATCGAAACGAAGGCGGAGTATAGAATTTTAGAAGGAAAAAGtctacaacatagaaaaagaatgAGTCATCTTTTTTCCATTTGAACATAAAAAGGAAGAGAGAATCAGAATATATCATCTACTACAAAACAAACACAACAAAACAACATTACCTAAGACATAAGCAAACTTTTAAACATCATAGATACATATCTCACAACTTATATATAAAGAAGCAAACGATAAGAACAAAGACATGTAAACAATTACATTGTTCTGCTTCTTGTTCTCACAAATGGAAATTAACTTCCAAAAACATCAACAAAAAGAAGcaatttcaacaaaattcaAAGGGCGAAAACGAAGCAAAGGGCCTAATAGTTTTGTTGGTGTAAGACAAAGGCCATCAGGAAAATGGATAGCTGAGATTAAAGACACAACACAAAAGATAAGAATGTGGCTTGGAACTTATGAAACTGCTGAAGAAGCTGCTCGTGCTTACGATCAAGCTGCTGTTCTTCTTCGTGGATCAAACACACGAACAAACTTTCTTACAACTCGTGTTTCTCATGATTCTCCTCTTGCTTCACGCATTAGAAATCTTCTCAACATCAAGAAAACCGCGAATGAGAAAAGCCTGGACTGCTTACCTGATTCCACAAGTAGTAGTAGTACTAATCCAATTTCAAGtgaaaatgcagaaaagagCAATCTTTATGAAAAATTACTTTCTCATGATCACGAAAGTCAATTTTTCGACAGCAACTCTGTTCAAAGTAACACTACTAGTGTGACTAGTTTAAACACCAGCAACTTTTCTGATCCAATGTCAAGtgaaaatgcaaaaaatagCTATACTTATGAAACACTCCTTTCTTACGACAACAgtataatcccacaagtggggtctggggaggaTAGTGCGTACACAGATACTACCCCTATGTTGGGAGGCAGAGAGATTGTTTCCAATAATAGAGATACAGTACTTTCTTGTGATCGAGAAAATCAACCAATTTTCAACAgtaacaacatcaacaattgTGATGATCCAATTTctattgaaaattcaaaaagatgCAATCTTTACGAAACTTGTTACAACAACATACTCGGTGTAATCCCACAGGATCAAGAAAGTAgagtttttgatgattttaaggcTGATTTAGACATAATAAGcacatcatcattattatcatgGGATTTGGAAGAATTGTTAGATATTCCTTTAACAGAATTTGAGGTAATGAAAGTGGAAAGACAGATATCAGCATCACTTTATGCAGTGAATGGTGTTCAAGATTACATGCAAATTGTACATCATCATCCCTTTTCTTATTATTGGTAATATTTTTTAAGgtgtatttattttactattacctCTAGTAAAATAtgctataataataatacattttttctCTTGATTATTATCATGGTCCAaattataagattaaaaaaaaacgaTAATATCAGAGCCAGGTTTCGATCCTGGGACCTGTGGGTTATGGGCCCACCACGCTTCCGCTGCGCCACTCTGATTTGTTGATACTGTTtctgatatttaatttattttacacaatgaaatgaattattCAAAGTATAGTCGAATTTCACCTAGTAAGCCTCGATATTTATAGATGATGAGAATCGTTATCAACCAATCATATATCGGATATATTATCccataaaaatagtaaatgacCCGTGCACacttcctttttctttaaatatagaGAAAATGATAACTAAACTCACGTTTTAAAGGATTTTAAAGATCTTTTGATACAAAAGCGATGTTATATACtcttttttccaaatttatttttatagtttccTTGTGGTTTTGATTGAAACAGGACTATAATTTCATTGCATTACAGCAATTGTTATAATGATGTAACCTGATATCAATAAGAAATAACATACTAGATCTTTGTAGGGTTTTCTTTGTTCAATTCAAATTCATAAATGGCATATAAGATGGTTTTGAACTTATCATCAAATGTTTTGAAGAAAAGCAACTGCTAAATCTGGAAACTAGATCACAGAAAGCAGTTTCGATGTCGGTTTTCGTCAGTGTCCATCAACATATGAATCATTACTAGCAGTATGCAGCTAATACTGCTACTTTAAAGGTGATGGTAACTAATATTACTGGGAATGACTCAATTGTCAATTATACTTGAGCCAGTACTGGGGATAATCCACTTGACAATAGAGTTATGCATACACATCAGAAGAACTACAGGCAATCAAGAGATTTCGAGTGCCGGTAAAATCTAATTGTTAGCTCATATTACATGATCAACATCAACCATTTTTGCCATGAAAATCTCTTTGACCAAATACCGACCGAACTATGCAAATCTCTTTTCTCAAAGTATGACAGCGAAATAAGAGTTTATGATCTTATCCAAGTATTGCGGTAAGATGAGTTGTCACGCAAGGAAGCATCATGGGCTTTGTATTCCATGATATAGCCACCAGGAAGCTTCAAGTGTCGCTTGATTGAGTCTCTCAATGCCATCACAGCCTAGCAAAACCAAGACGATGTGAGCGTGTTGTTTAGACTAATATGGATGACGTATTAAGGATTACAATTAGCATACCTGCTGATCTGACGCATTACGATTCCATACACTCAAGATGTCTTCATTGAAACGAATGCTTAGAACAGCACCACATATGTTGTCACCATAATCGAGTTGGTCACCTACCAAAGCAAGAACCTAGACAAGAAATCCGTCACAGTTAATAAGTATAAAGGAACACAAACATTACCAAACAACCAGGGACACAAACATACACAGCAGGAGGAGGCAATTATAGATACGTGGACTGTCGGTCCATATGATATTAACTCCATTTATTAGGGGAAAAGCCCATCAAAAGTGGTTTACTACACCGGGCCTTCAAGTGTTGCCTAGGTGTTCCACTACAGTTCTGTTcctatctttcttttttcttaaataactgGGATATCCAGACCAGCTTGAACGCACCCGGTAACTCTGTCCACCAAGGCTTGGACAAACAGAATAAAGTTACCTACGATTGTGAAAATTTACATCTGAAGTCACGTTGCCCTTATTTGGATGATGCCAGATTAgcaattttacctttttgagGATGATGGAACAATTTAATTTACAACATTCAGATGTGATGTATTGATGAATGTGTGCATAATATATATCATCCTCTCATTTTCCAAAAGGCAATACAGAAAGTATCTTAACTCCCACTGGCAAAGCTTGGTAAACAAACATTATCATGACTAATGAGGGTAGCCTGACAAATCATTTGATACGAGTTCACGAAATTAATGCTTAACTAGTCTAGAGAAACTAACCAAACCAAATTAATGCGGACCCCAACTGATGTACGATTGAGGAGTTGATAGATTAATTATCTTTTGACCATGATATATGTGGAAACAATAACATCAATCCTACCTAAACATCTATTTGAGTAAATTCACAATAAGCAAATGCATGTACTCCAAGATGAGAATACTTCAAACAGACTCAACTTTTTGGTTAGATATTGGGAATCTAAGGCAGCATGAAAAATTCAGCTACTGACAAAAATGAGGAGAACATCAATGTAACAACACATCCTTTAGGAGAACAGATTACAGGATACTGATGTAAAAGTCTGGTCACAGAAATCACTTCAGCTTCTAGTgccctttcttttcttcttcttctcttttcattTAAGTGGTAGACCCTGCTCCTTAAACCCCACATAGTCCCCACTTGATAAGCAGCATCTTTTCCAACTCCCCCCTTGATGAGGTCCCCATCATGGTTGGAGATAGAGAATCCATTTCACTAGACTGTCCTCTTTTGTCAGCTTCTACTGCTTACCTATGGAAACCTATGTGAGATTGTTTGCTAAGGGGCATCTCAGCCCTTGCATAAAATGGAGTTAGAAATTTCCTCTGTTTGGATATTCGTGCTTTATATTGTCAAAATCTAAATTTTGTCGTGGCTACTATAGATTgacttaaaaatttatttctgcACTTAATGTTTATTAGCCAAAAAAGTCCAGTTAAGTTGACAGAAAACAAAAATCGCAGGGCAGCTGGCTTACCAGGTCCTCCCAAAAACGTCCTGAGACAGCCTTTTTAAAACGAATTATCCACTTCCCACCATGGCAATTAGCAGCATCCTTCACAGACAAATATAATCAAGAAATTAACTCAGGTAAGAGGTATACATAGTTAAGGACTTCAACAAAATTGAAGACGCAGAAAAGAAATAGTTAGGATGAGCACCAAAACTAACCTCCCATAAAGGACGAATACCCTCTCTGAAAAGATGCAAATCAGTTGGGCTGGGCAATGCTGATGGGCGAGCCAAGTGGCAGTAGCAAACCCAAAACCCTTCAACCTATGGATGGAGAACACATAAGGGATTAAAGAGGCAGTTAAATTCACATAAAGCCAAAAGACCAGAAACAAATTGACTTACAGTACTAAAATCaacaattttctttatattgtcCTCGTATGATGTTTGTGTTCGAACCCCAGGTGTCCGGCGAGTGTACCAGAAAACAAACTTGTTCTGATCATGACAATGAAGCTAAGTGAATACCAGAAGCACAACTCAAACGAAAAAGAAAGCAAAAGATGGAAAGTAAACATGGTTGGAATACTGTGCTTATAGAAATACGAAGTTGTGTCCctaccatatatttttttttatgaatagtgGGAAAACATAGCATGGTAATATGCTACAAGCATATGGTAGTCATCATATGCACATGCTCCTAGATATATCTTCAATTCTACAATCCTCCTGGCCTGACTGGCACAGTGAGCATGTTTGTTTTGGCCATCTCCAAAGAAGAAATGCAGATAATTGCATGCACGCCACACATTTGACCACCAATATGGTATTGATTGTTAAAAAATAGTAGCTACTAGTAAAACAGAGAAGAAATGCAAGCATATTAAATACAGGATCCTACAAGATCATGAGACTCTACAATGGGCTTTCAGGAAGTAAGCATCACTAGTATGGGAAATATGATGCTCAAAATTTGTCACTTCATACTCATGAGCCTAGTTTCAATTCCTGAATCTACTGTATTTCCCAAATTTCTGGAGTATATTATGTATAAAGGTAAGATCTTGATGCAGAATTCTCTCAGAAGCACTATGTCCAATCTTTATCACCTAAGATCATACTTATTTGTCCACATGTTGTATTTCCTTTCTCTAGTAGGAAGTGCTTTAATAGTAGTTTCAATGTTATGTATTTAGTTCAAAACAAGTCTCTggataaattgatgtttttgcCTGAATGTGAGGTCCTACAACCAGTTTATTACTCCGTAGCTTAAGCAAACTATATTTTTCATGACAATGGTGTCCGAGCCAACTTATGTACACCACAACTATTCCACTAATATACCAACttaataatatttgttcaaTAAAAAGTAGAACTTTCAATAAAGCAGTCACATATTCAGCTCCCTTGCATCAACAGCCTAACAGAGGAATGATTATGAACAAAAGCATACAAATTTGAACTAACCTATAAATTGtgcaaaataaaatagtaaacatTTTTCTAGAAATAGTCACAAATTGCATAAAAACCCCAAACAAACAACAAGTATGAGTAGAAAGCATAAAAATTTGAACTCCACCAAGCCTAAAAactaaatataacaaaatagcTGCAAATCGCATCAAACAACCTAGGTTTGAACTTGATGaacctaaaaataaaataaagtttgcTGAAATAGtcgaaaaataaaacaaaaatgaaaccTTGAGAGGATGCAAGCCGGCTTTTAGGTCAACAGCGATGCGTTCACGATCCTCGGCGGCTATTGAGGGATCGATAATTAGGGATTGAGTGCTGTTCGTGTTCTTGTTATCCAATTCTTTCTTCTCCGATGTCACTTCCATTTAGTTCCGGCGAATCTCAGGCGACAACTCTTGTATCTGATTTTTTTCGAGAAGAGGATTTTTCCAGAATGAAAACGAAGAGGGATTGTATATGACTGCGGCTCCCCTTCTTCTACAAACGAATCGGGTTATTCCAGACCCATTTCAACAATCGGGTCAACCCGGTACTGAATTAAATTGTTGAAAATCCAACCCatttacttaaaaataattataaataacttttatCTGATTTAAatcgattaaaaaaaaagattttctgCTATATAAATAACTTcgattttataataataaaagttgtTAGAATATAAGTACACATTACTTAAATCTTTtgctttattatattttgaattttgttttctaCTATTCAACTAAATGGTCCAATTCCATACATAATAGTCATTGTTGTGTGAtcgtaaaaaaaatttaattaatgagataaatatattttaagttttttaaatttgtcaataaattttatatagatatttacATTATAGTTTATTCTGATTGAACATTTGAATACATGGAAGTTGAGAGAGTTTGATCTAAAGTTGCATCCAAGAGTATAGCTCAACCAgctattaatgaaataattgaaaattaacACAGAAATAATTCGAATTTCAAATCAaagtgtataaatatatatatatatatatatatatatatatatatatatatatatatatatatatatatatataaagtgatgCAAATTATATTTCAGTTTTATCCTAACTAAATATTGAACTAATGAAAATGACTATGTACTAATCCAATTAATAATTGAGATAAATATCAAAGTTTAGATTAGCCTCCTCATATGTAGGGCTGATATTTTTCACATAGTGATAAGCTTCCACCTATCTACTATATCGCCATCATAACCAAACAAGAAGTTTCAAATATTCACTCTCCAAGGTGCAAGAAGACATTTTTCATATTGAGTGCCTTCATTCAATAAAAATCCCACATTAATTACCATCAAAGCCACTCTTTTTGACTTTTCAATTCCCAAAACAATCAAAACTCCGTAGCCGATGAAGTGATTGACAATAATGAGATCTCATGTTTTAGTGGTTAATTAAGTAATTGAAAGTTATGAGATTTCATGTTTAAATTTCagtagaaataaaaatattaggtgaattttacatatttatcgatattttaatggaaaaaattagctggtaatttataaaatatgacaTGTGAATCTAACTCAACCCCAGAATTTAGCTCAT
The sequence above is a segment of the Solanum lycopersicum chromosome 10, SLM_r2.1 genome. Coding sequences within it:
- the LOC101261476 gene encoding IQ domain-containing protein IQM6-like; this translates as MGITYSCPFANFDDSDTKFESYLVRTLSFGTDATKNALPPINFKDQNPQQPKMHKSYSSGKMILEGTLSYKRRELEARIGLTSFDNDEKTMSRSDSLMSSEEKHNMPDENTKMIPFVCEKQRDEAAVKLQKTYKSFRTRRRLADCAILVEQRWWKLLDSVELKHSSISFFDIEKPQTAFSRWSRALTRAAKVGKGLSKDEKACKLALQHWLEAIDPRHRYGHNLHFYYTKWLQVDSRQPFFYWLDIGEGKEVNLEKCPRSKLHQQCIKYLGPVEREAYEVVIVDGKFIYKQSGRVLDTRGGPEEAKWIFVLSVSKDLYIGMKQKGTFQHSSFLAGGATLSAGRLVIEDGTLKAVWPHSGHYLPTKENFEEFMTFLEQHNIDVTIIQKFPCDGEESNFCRKEGGLGLRNSLSAPDFSQATEESNAKCSDREKTNPTTKYCKDTENPIPLSRPSQVSKPKMVVEIPPREDTFELFTKAGSTDNTQPLDTPVDGYETAEEYLSDTELSVSKLNLFDDEDEEDYEDTIPPEKIMKRIDTHRRTKSFQLAHQLSCRWTTGAGPRIGCMRDYPAELQFRVMEDVCLSPRTTTFQTPPKYARPPSIFSIETTEGRRRTGSESSVFFQSTPLVEEMQKYCG
- the LOC101261769 gene encoding ethylene-responsive transcription factor ERN1-like; translation: MEINFQKHQQKEAISTKFKGRKRSKGPNSFVGVRQRPSGKWIAEIKDTTQKIRMWLGTYETAEEAARAYDQAAVLLRGSNTRTNFLTTRVSHDSPLASRIRNLLNIKKTANEKSLDCLPDSTSSSSTNPISSENAEKSNLYEKLLSHDHESQFFDSNSVQSNTTSVTSLNTSNFSDPMSSENAKNSYTYETLLSYDNSIIPQVGSGEDSAYTDTTPMLGGREIVSNNRDTVLSCDRENQPIFNSNNINNCDDPISIENSKRCNLYETCYNNILGVIPQDQESRVFDDFKADLDIISTSSLLSWDLEELLDIPLTEFEVMKVERQISASLYAVNGVQDYMQIVHHHPFSYYW
- the LOC101267073 gene encoding eukaryotic translation initiation factor NCBP, which codes for MEVTSEKKELDNKNTNSTQSLIIDPSIAAEDRERIAVDLKAGLHPLKNKFVFWYTRRTPGVRTQTSYEDNIKKIVDFSTVEGFWVCYCHLARPSALPSPTDLHLFREGIRPLWEDAANCHGGKWIIRFKKAVSGRFWEDLVLALVGDQLDYGDNICGAVLSIRFNEDILSVWNRNASDQQAVMALRDSIKRHLKLPGGYIMEYKAHDASLRDNSSYRNTWIRS